TCAACAGCGAAGACCACCAATTAATTCAGATCATTATTATCATCTTAATACCAGACCTTGAatgaatgcactcctgaccaGACAAATCATTATAATCAAATCACACATCATCACCAAACCAGACTGTGCAACAAAATTTCCCAACCCCACAACAACCACACACATAAATGAAAGGTGTCAATTTGGCATGCAAACGCGTGTCAAACTGCTTTCCCAAAAATTAACACACTAACACGGGTGTCAAATTAATATATGTCATTTTTACTGTGTCAAAACTGAAACATGCTGTAACTTTTGGTGTGTCGAACAGAGGTATGTCATTTTAAAACGTCACGGTTACAAGAATATGACCATATAAATAAAAATACACAAAAGGAACGCCGGAATTATACATAAATATCAAGTAAAACTGAATataacataatcataattgaTACAGTCGGTAACTAACTCGGTAATAACTTGGTAACAGTAAATGTACAGTTGGGGTAACTAATGTTGTTTAGCGAGTTTATGAATGATGAGTACCTCactgttttttttacagatgTCTTTTTCACACCCATCAACACTTCCTGTATGAAGAGAAGGAGACCAGAGGCAGGTGATGGCTTGGGGTAACTGACGTAGAAGGCGTAGTATGTTGCAAACAAGCTGATAACCGAGTCAATGACACTGTCGCCCAATACTTCAAAGAGAACCTTTCCTTCACCAAGGATGAACGCTTGCATGCCATTCATGCTCTTGTCAGCAAAAATTGCAAGCCTTGGCTCTGGAAAGGTCTTTTCAGCTGTCACTTCCTCAATATCAGTCCCGACCTGCAACAAATAAGAGTTAAATTTGAGGTGCATGCTTCCACAATAATGACGCATGAAAGGAATTACAGTGTTACTGcctccgtataattatatagccggtaattttcgggagacaaaatatttgattaccggctataattatgcgtataTATACGTTGTTGTTTTTACTTACTTGATACAAAGTAAAAGCAGCTGCAGCTTTAGAGGCTACTCCTGCGGGCCTGAGTTGTGTGTCAATGAACAGAAGTCCCTTGTATAGCTCCGAGTTTCTTCAGAGTCAGTGGGCACTTCACCATCCATCTGCAGCAGAGTTGGAACAATCTTAGTCCAAGAATCTCTGATTCGAGAGATGGATTCCTCCCCACACATTAGCGTGAACTCCAACAGCACCTATAACATTTCAAGACTCAATAAATAACCAAGAAAACAttaggtgtataattatggttaaatAAACAATTTAAAGAGCTAACGCACTTACCCATTGATTTCTTGTGAAGAAAGGATTATGTCAAAAGAAGAATTGACATCTTGTCACCTGAATCTCCAATTCTCTTCCTTCTTTGTTGGTGCGTCTCCCTTATTAACTGTGTAATTGCTGCGTTGTTAGGCGCTTTCTTGGTGAATTGGTCGCACAACCGACCGTGGTTTCGATCGTATGCACATTCGTCCACACTGATAACGGAGTCTTGGCCAGGAGCGGCTTCAGCTGGCTTTGCTGCAATTATTTGCACTAAGTGCGCCTTTTCTGTCTTGAGAGGTTTGATTGCTGACGGTACTGACCTCCTTCTCCGATTTCAGAAGAACATAGTAACCTGTTGCTTCACtgtatgctgcatgcatgttgtatgattaattatagctataaaaatttgcaattatgtataattataatacatgcatgcattgttattattgtataatgcTCACCCAATAGCATCCGTCAATTACAATCTTGTTTCGTAGCTGCTCAAAGCTATTACACAAAACCTTAGCCATTTCGTCGTACTGATTTCCTTTCGGATTCGGGCAAAGACCATAATAGAAGAGGGAAGCTTCTCGTATTAATGCTAGTTTGTCTTTTCCGTAAATTTGTTTCGCTATTATTGCTCTGTTTACTCTCTCACTGAATACTGGTGGAAGTGGGCACGGAGTTGGTAGGGTCTTCGTAGGTGCTGCCAGCACCAGTGGGCAAGGAGTTGGTAGGGTCTTCGTAGGTGCTGCCAGCACTTCGTACTCTTCTGTCCATGGCTTTTTAGCAGGTGGTTCAGCTGCTTCATCACTTCTTGCAGGCAGCATTGCTAGAGGATAGTTGGCCACAGCTTCGTCCTCAAAATCCCCCATGTTGTAATCCTCTATCAGATTATAGCTGGCACTCATTTGACGTATCGTACCACTCATGGAGCAATTTTCCTGTAGTTATAAAAGAACGTATATATTATGTCTCAAACTTAACACCACAGAATAAGGGTATTTCGTGGCCAAAAAATTGCCGCTTTGTTAAAGAATTGCACACTTGTGCAATGTATGAAATAGAAGCCCCTGTAGTGTGCTATGGTGGTTAGCAACAATTGTAGTTGAACGCCCACATTTACCACAATGCTCAGCTCAGTAGAATGGGGTAGAATGAGAATTGCAGTTGAATACAGTACAATGGGTACAATAGAGCACGGTATAGAATGGGTAGCATATTCTAGAATTGCAGTACAATGGGTTAACTCTTTTAAGCACTCAACAAttaaaattacctgctataattatggtactaaAGTAAAATGTGTAAATGATTCTAACCTTTTCAAGAAGAGATTTGAGTGCCATCCTCAATCCACTCTGCGGCAACATATGCTTAAATTCCTCAAAGTCATTGGGTAGTTAAAGCAGTGCAATGCCATCAATTAGGTTTTCTGTAAGTGCAAACAGATAATAATGTACTATAAAAGCTAAGAATATACCTAAGaagacactataataattattagtctacGAGTTGTACCTTTGAATGCAGAAACTACTGTTTCAGGAAAGCAGTTTTCCCTCAAGAGTCTCCCCACATCAGTTACAGACAACTTTTCCATCTCTTTCAAGGTTCTTTCAAGGTTTCTAAGTAACAAGTCTAGAGAATATTGCTCTAGGCTATatctagtgcgcatgcgctctAGATAAAACTGCATAAAATATCGAAATTGGTAACTATTATATTACTGATAAATACAAGCGTGCAAAGCAGTTAGCTCATCAGGTCTCTATAGATATATCTTTCCGTATTAATTATGGCTGACAACTGTGTAGTGACCTGTTGCATGTGTCTTTTTCAGTGCTATTCCCACAAGTCTCTGCTAAAGCACACTCTTGCTGttcatcaaaatgatccaagaTTTATGGTCAATTGTAGTGTATGTGGCAAGTCAGCAACAAAATGGGAGACTTTGAGGAAGCATTTACGAAAGCATGGTAAGTCAGCTAATGAGatcatacataataatagatCTAGCATTAAAACTACTACTATTTAATACATCTATAGTTTTGAATATTACATCTATAGTTTTGAAGTACTTCAAccattttttataattatatacagatgTTCAGATCGACGCAAGTGATCCAATTACAAGTGACCCAGAATCTTGTACAACCACAAATGATGACGTTGACGACGATTCACTACCATCGGTTACATCGGCTCATCCCAAGTTTGACCGGGCCATGTTTCTTCTTCGCAGCACTAGCAGTTTAGCACTTAATTATTCAAGCATCGAACATCTATGCGAATCAACACAGACACTAATGGAGCAAACTGCAGGACAAATGCAGCAGAAAATGTTGTGTTGTCTTCAAGAAAAAGGCATCACTGTGGATGAGGTCGTGAAGAAGATTGTCACAGAATGTTGCAATGTTGATGAAATGTTTAGCGGTTTGTCTTCACGAGCGTTAAGAGAGAAATACTACAAACAGCATCTCAATTATGTGGTAATTAACGTATTATTTTGTTATCAGTACAATGTAGCATGAAGGTACATGCATTGTTTTATCATCTCATCATGTTAAattactgtatatgcatgcaattacaAAATGTATGTTACTAGGAACCATCACCATCACTTCTCAACAAGAACTTGGACTGGGTGAATGACCACGGCAAGATGCATCTGAAGGAGGTTGAGGCTAAGGGGTACTACATTGATCTCTGGGAGAGCTTGAGGTTTGTGCTATTTACCAACTCAATCACTGGTTTTATTTTTATAACTTAATTGTCAGAGTTTGCTATCAAATCCAAATCCTGCTGTTAGAGAAGAGATCATTGGAAAAAGTCATGTCAGTACAGATGGTAGCATGCGCGATATCTGTGATGGGGACTTTGTTAAGAAACATCCAGTCTTTCGAGCACATCCAGATGGTTTACAGTTTTTACTGTATCATGATGACATTGAAGTTTGTAATCCTCTCGGAACCAGTGCTGGAGTTCACAAGTTTGGTGAGAATTGCATTACATGTTGGTTTATACCTTTTTATAATGACATGTAGGTGTGttttactatatatatacattgggAAACATAAGACCAGTGTTTCGATCATCGCTCCAAGCTATTCAACTACTTGGAGTGGCTAAGTCATCGGACATGAATCAGAGTGCACGTGATATCCTCCTCAGAAACTTTGTTCAATGCATGAAATTGCTTTCAACAGTAAGTGTTGCTGGTAGTTTTCTTTTTTTTAACATTACCGTGACGTACCTATGATAATGGATATCTCGTGTGTATACATTTCAAATATGCTATTGCAGGATGAAGGATACAGGTTAGAGCTAGACTCAGGTGTGGTAGTACTTCATGGAGCTGTCGTCTGTCTCTGTGGTGACATACCTGCTAGTAATTTTCTTGGAGGTTTTAAAAAAGGTGTTGGGTTTGCGCTACGGAAATGCAGGCAGTGTCTTTGTTCGAAAGAAGATTTAAAACATAATGTGAGTTAAAAAACCACTGGTGCTAATTGTATTAATTTTTAACTACTTATAGTTTCATGTTGGTGCGTATACCCTGAGAGACTCTCATAGTCACAACCATTACTGTCAGCTAGTGGAAAGTGATGTGAATGGATGTTTGGGGTACTCAACTACGTATGGAGTGAATAATGCGAGCATTCTTCTGGACATTCCATTCTTTGATGTCACCAAATGTCTTCCGTACGACATAATGCACACAATATTTGAAGGTAAAAATTCATTCAATAGCACACAAATATAAATTATTGCTTCTGTTCATTAGGTGTTGCTCCACGTCTCCTCAAAGAGCTTCTTGTTACTTTTATCAATATCAAGAAGTACTTCACCTTGTCAGAGCTCAACCAATCTCTTGCATCCCACCATTACGGATATTCAGAGCTTGACACCAAACCAAACACAATTACTGGGTCGACGATGGAGTATCATATCAAACAGAAAGGTGAATGTTCATATCATTTTCCCCACTTTTGTACAATGCTTACTTTCATAATTAAAAAGCACATAAATCATCATTACACGCAGCTTCTCAGATGAAAGCACTGATCCGATTATTCCCGTTTATCATGGGGGGCTTTGTTCCAGAGGGCGATGAACACTGGGGTCTTCTCCTAACTCTGTGGGATATCTGCACAATGGTGACCGCATTTGTGGTTACAGAGGCAGATGCTTCTGATCTGGCATGGAAAGTAGAGTTGTTGCTAGAAACATATGTGCAACTCTATCCAAACTCGCCCTATGTTCCAAAGATGCATTATCTTCTGCATCTACCTGACGAACTATTAAGGTATTCTAAAATGTCTAAATTAATGCATAAAGTATATACTTTATTTCATTAGATTTGGTCAACCACGAAACACATGGTGTATGCGGTTTGAATCCAAGAATAAGGAGTTAAAAGGTTTCACCTCAAACTGCTTTAAGAATGTCCCATACAGTGTGAGTGTCCGACACCAGCAGAGGTATTGTCACCTTCTAGCAGTGCGTCCTGGACAAGAGATGTCAAATTTCTTGTACAAAGGAGATGAAGTATCCTCAGGTAAATTTCTATTGCTGTTTGTaaatacagaataattattactttggAGCTAACTTTTCCTAGGAAAATCTGTCATTTTGGACAATGATCTGGTAGCACCGGTTACACAACTGTGTGGATTGGACCACCCTCAGCTGCCACTTGTTGCTTATCGGTTAGTTTCGTTACCTTTCACAACAAGCTTGTACCAGTGTATACATTTTTAATTGTTACGATGTCAGCAAACAAACCCACAGCATTATGTTTAAAACA
This is a stretch of genomic DNA from Halichondria panicea chromosome 1, odHalPani1.1, whole genome shotgun sequence. It encodes these proteins:
- the LOC135331212 gene encoding uncharacterized protein LOC135331212; amino-acid sequence: MRDICDGDFVKKHPVFRAHPDGLQFLLYHDDIEVCNPLGTSAGVHKFGVFYYIYTLGNIRPVFRSSLQAIQLLGVAKSSDMNQSARDILLRNFVQCMKLLSTDEGYRLELDSGVVVLHGAVVCLCGDIPASNFLGGFKKGVGFALRKCRQCLCSKEDLKHNFHVGAYTLRDSHSHNHYCQLVESDVNGCLGYSTTYGVNNASILLDIPFFDVTKCLPYDIMHTIFEGVAPRLLKELLVTFINIKKYFTLSELNQSLASHHYGYSELDTKPNTITGSTMEYHIKQKASQMKALIRLFPFIMGGFVPEGDEHWGLLLTLWDICTMVTAFVVTEADASDLAWKVELLLETYVQLYPNSPYVPKMHYLLHLPDELLRFGQPRNTWCMRFESKNKELKGFTSNCFKNVPYSVSVRHQQRYCHLLAVRPGQEMSNFLYKGDEVSSGKSVILDNDLVAPVTQLCGLDHPQLPLVAYRRTTTSSPVVSLPKGLIQ